The following proteins come from a genomic window of Aequorivita marisscotiae:
- a CDS encoding four helix bundle protein, which translates to MSFKTLLAYQKGFALSMEIFEISKTFPKEETYSLTDQIRRSSRSVCANIAEAYRKRRYVKHFISKLTDSDAENSETQVWLQFAMSSGYISVEIETDLNKRSEEIGRLINYMIDNPGKFGV; encoded by the coding sequence TTGAGTTTCAAAACTTTATTGGCGTATCAAAAAGGATTTGCACTTTCAATGGAAATTTTTGAAATCTCCAAAACCTTTCCCAAAGAGGAAACTTATTCACTTACTGACCAAATTCGAAGAAGTTCACGTTCTGTCTGTGCCAATATTGCTGAAGCTTACCGAAAAAGAAGATACGTAAAGCATTTCATCAGTAAGTTGACCGATAGCGATGCAGAGAATTCTGAAACACAAGTTTGGCTACAATTTGCTATGTCTTCAGGCTATATTTCAGTTGAAATAGAAACTGATCTCAATAAAAGAAGTGAAGAAATAGGCAGGCTAATAAATTATATGATTGATAATCCTGGCAAATTTGGAGTTTGA
- a CDS encoding bifunctional 5,10-methylenetetrahydrofolate dehydrogenase/5,10-methenyltetrahydrofolate cyclohydrolase: MTILDGKKVSNDIKNEIAAEVDKMKANSEKVPHLAAVIVGNDGASLTYVGSKVRACERVGFESTLINLPETVSELELLKTIKDLNEDDAIDGFIIQLPLPPQIDTQKVLLTVDPSKDVDGFHPENFGKMALDMSTFIPATPFGILELLQRYEVDTKGKHTVVIGRSHIVGRPMSILMSRRGWPGNSTVTLTHSNTKNIAQITTQADIIISALGVPNFLKAEMVKDDAVIIDVGITRVEDPTHPKGYVITGDVDFENVSKKASFITPVPGGVGPMTIAMLLKNTLLAREQRKA, translated from the coding sequence ATGACAATACTAGACGGAAAAAAAGTTTCAAACGACATAAAAAATGAAATTGCTGCAGAAGTAGATAAAATGAAGGCCAACAGCGAAAAGGTGCCTCATCTTGCAGCAGTTATAGTAGGTAACGACGGGGCTAGCCTTACTTACGTTGGCAGTAAAGTTAGAGCTTGCGAACGTGTTGGTTTTGAATCTACCCTTATTAATTTGCCCGAGACTGTTAGCGAATTGGAGTTGTTAAAAACAATTAAAGATTTAAACGAAGACGATGCAATAGATGGTTTTATTATTCAGCTTCCATTGCCGCCTCAAATTGATACACAGAAAGTACTTTTAACTGTAGATCCTTCAAAAGATGTAGATGGATTTCATCCCGAAAACTTCGGCAAAATGGCTCTGGATATGAGTACATTTATTCCCGCAACCCCTTTCGGGATATTAGAATTGCTTCAACGATACGAAGTAGATACCAAAGGCAAACACACGGTTGTTATCGGGAGAAGCCATATTGTAGGTCGCCCCATGAGTATTTTGATGAGTCGTAGAGGGTGGCCGGGAAACAGTACTGTAACGCTTACCCATAGCAATACAAAAAACATTGCGCAGATAACTACGCAAGCAGATATTATTATTTCGGCATTGGGGGTTCCCAATTTCTTAAAGGCCGAAATGGTCAAAGACGATGCAGTTATTATTGACGTTGGAATTACGCGAGTTGAAGATCCAACGCATCCAAAAGGGTATGTAATTACTGGCGATGTAGATTTTGAAAATGTGAGCAAAAAAGCGTCTTTTATAACGCCCGTTCCGGGTGGCGTAGGGCCAATGACCATTGCCATGCTTTTAAAAAATACATTGCTTGCAAGAGAACAGCGAAAGGCTTAA
- a CDS encoding YkvA family protein has protein sequence MLFGKKKNKKSSNIAMMDSKVNEDFVEEKVTKIKDEDVELVMDNEEAISKKLSSASPLKKYKELGKIMFAMLKDVKNGTYPNMPWFTIATVAVALLYILNPMDLVPDFIPGVGYIDDLAVLSIGMGWIETDLHKYLDWRLAEEKEA, from the coding sequence ATGCTTTTCGGAAAAAAGAAAAATAAGAAATCGTCTAACATTGCTATGATGGACTCTAAGGTAAACGAAGATTTTGTGGAAGAAAAAGTCACAAAAATAAAAGATGAAGATGTTGAATTGGTAATGGATAATGAAGAAGCCATTTCAAAGAAATTGAGTAGCGCCAGTCCGTTGAAAAAATATAAAGAACTTGGAAAAATCATGTTCGCAATGTTAAAAGACGTAAAAAACGGCACCTATCCAAATATGCCTTGGTTTACCATTGCAACGGTAGCGGTAGCCTTACTTTACATATTAAACCCAATGGATTTAGTTCCAGATTTTATTCCAGGCGTTGGTTATATTGACGATTTGGCTGTTCTTTCTATTGGAATGGGATGGATAGAAACCGATTTACACAAGTATCTAGATTGGCGCTTAGCTGAAGAAAAAGAAGCTTAA
- a CDS encoding AI-2E family transporter: MNKQIPPQIIRQIFVILLILFMGSLIFRELLPYLTGVLGAITIYVLMRKWMTKLVKVKKWNSSLAAAFLMFLSFVGILIPIAGIILMLTNKIGDAVQNSAAVIRALKEQLGKIEDSVGYDLNSQIDPSAITGWLSENLQSLAGGTFNAFIAIGLMYFMLYYMLTNRKDLRASLKEYIPMDRGNLKEIGIEVQAMVRSNALGIPLVAIAQGFVALIGFLIFGIADPFFWFVIVTIGSMIPFVGTLVGILPVFVLTLSTGHDFQAWGILVYGFVVVGSTDNIIRLYVLKKLDNVHPLVTLIGVIVGVPLFGFIGLIFGPLLISLFMVIVRIYRTEYGKTDVYDSEEKL, encoded by the coding sequence ATGAACAAGCAAATACCACCACAAATTATTCGTCAAATATTTGTAATCCTGCTCATTTTATTTATGGGCAGTCTTATTTTTAGAGAGCTATTACCATATCTAACGGGGGTTTTAGGAGCTATCACGATTTATGTTTTAATGCGCAAATGGATGACCAAGTTGGTGAAAGTTAAAAAGTGGAATTCTTCGTTAGCCGCCGCATTTTTAATGTTTTTATCGTTTGTTGGCATTCTTATACCCATTGCAGGTATAATCTTAATGCTTACAAATAAAATTGGCGATGCCGTACAAAATTCGGCAGCCGTAATCAGAGCACTAAAGGAACAATTAGGCAAGATTGAAGACAGCGTAGGTTACGATCTTAATTCACAAATAGACCCCTCTGCCATAACGGGTTGGCTTTCAGAAAATCTACAAAGTCTGGCAGGAGGTACCTTTAATGCGTTTATCGCCATCGGGCTTATGTATTTTATGCTCTATTACATGCTAACCAATCGCAAAGATTTAAGAGCTTCTTTAAAAGAATACATCCCAATGGACAGGGGCAACTTAAAAGAGATAGGCATAGAAGTTCAGGCCATGGTGCGTTCAAATGCCTTGGGAATTCCGTTGGTTGCCATAGCACAGGGATTCGTAGCCTTAATAGGCTTTTTGATTTTTGGTATTGCGGATCCTTTCTTTTGGTTCGTAATTGTTACTATTGGCAGTATGATTCCCTTTGTTGGAACTTTGGTGGGAATTCTTCCGGTTTTCGTTCTTACACTTTCAACCGGCCACGATTTTCAGGCATGGGGGATACTTGTTTATGGCTTTGTAGTAGTAGGTTCAACAGATAACATTATTCGTCTTTATGTACTCAAAAAGTTAGATAATGTACATCCTTTAGTTACCTTAATAGGAGTAATTGTGGGCGTTCCATTGTTTGGCTTCATCGGGTTAATATTTGGGCCACTGCTCATAAGCCTCTTTATGGTTATCGTTAGAATTTACAGAACAGAATACGGAAAAACCGATGTTTACGATTCAGAAGAAAAACTCTAA
- a CDS encoding VOC family protein translates to MTHTLRPFHLAIPVDNLERCRDFYKNTLELTEGRSSDHWVDFNFFGHQLVIHLKDTVVQEYKSANPVDGKQVPVPHFGVVLDMETFKVFSEKLIQKNITFILEPYIRFKGQVGEQATMFFKDPAGNALEFKAFSNATQLFAK, encoded by the coding sequence ATGACCCATACACTACGGCCTTTCCATCTCGCAATTCCGGTAGATAATCTAGAACGCTGTCGCGACTTTTATAAAAATACACTAGAACTTACTGAAGGACGCAGTAGCGATCATTGGGTTGATTTCAATTTTTTCGGACATCAGCTAGTCATTCATTTAAAGGATACGGTCGTCCAGGAATACAAATCGGCAAACCCTGTTGATGGTAAACAAGTGCCCGTTCCCCATTTTGGGGTTGTGCTGGATATGGAAACCTTTAAGGTATTTTCTGAAAAACTAATTCAAAAAAACATTACCTTCATCCTTGAACCATATATACGATTTAAAGGACAAGTTGGCGAACAGGCCACCATGTTTTTTAAAGATCCTGCAGGAAATGCTTTGGAGTTTAAAGCTTTTTCAAACGCAACCCAATTATTCGCAAAATGA
- a CDS encoding DUF7218 family protein has product MPDSRIKNEDQYEALRDKGYSKEKAARIANTENAGKKGGKSEPYEEWTKNELYEQAKNVGIEGRSKMNKKELIHALRNN; this is encoded by the coding sequence ATGCCAGATTCAAGAATTAAAAACGAAGACCAATACGAAGCACTTCGCGATAAAGGGTATAGTAAAGAAAAAGCCGCTCGTATTGCTAATACTGAAAATGCCGGAAAAAAGGGCGGAAAATCTGAACCCTATGAAGAATGGACCAAAAATGAGCTGTACGAACAGGCTAAGAATGTTGGAATTGAAGGCCGATCAAAGATGAATAAAAAAGAATTAATCCACGCATTAAGAAACAATTAA
- a CDS encoding helicase HerA-like domain-containing protein produces the protein MADKQVFFDYINDGYKTKGDYINLGAAMLNGETVKDAYVKVPLKTLNRHGLIAGATGTGKTKTLQIIAENLSDKGIPVLLMDIKGDLSGIAQPGADHPKIQERHNAIGFPFEAKNFPVEVLTLSDQDGVRLRATVSEFGPVLLSRILDLSDVQSGIVSVIFKYCDDHKMPLLDLKDFKKILQYTTDEGKEEFASEYGRISSSSTGAILRKIVELEQQGADLFFGEKSFNTDDLLRIDENGRGFINIIRLTDIQDRPKLFSTFMLSLLAEIYATFPEQGDSGRPELVIFIDEAHLIFNQASSSLLDQIESIVKLIRSKGVGLYFVTQNPTDVPDAVLSQLGLKIQHALRAFTAKDRKAIKLTAENYPISEYYKTDEVLTSLGIGEALISALNEKGIPTPLARTMLRAPMSRMDILTDTELKSLLNTSKLIPKYNEVIDRRSAYEMLTEKIEEANREEAKEKAEKEKEAARKSTSSNRRSTSRRRSTVNPWIKTLSSPTVIRSVLGILGKMMR, from the coding sequence ATGGCAGACAAACAGGTTTTTTTTGATTATATCAACGATGGTTATAAAACCAAAGGAGACTACATAAATCTCGGTGCCGCAATGCTCAACGGCGAAACTGTAAAAGATGCTTATGTAAAAGTTCCGTTAAAAACTTTAAACCGTCACGGGCTCATTGCGGGTGCTACTGGAACTGGAAAAACCAAAACCCTTCAAATTATTGCAGAAAACCTTTCTGACAAAGGAATTCCAGTATTGTTGATGGATATAAAAGGCGATCTTAGCGGAATTGCGCAACCGGGTGCAGACCATCCAAAAATCCAGGAGCGCCATAATGCAATAGGTTTTCCGTTTGAAGCAAAAAACTTTCCAGTTGAAGTATTAACCCTGTCAGACCAAGATGGCGTTCGCCTTCGTGCAACCGTTAGTGAATTTGGCCCTGTTTTACTTTCCAGAATTTTAGATTTGAGCGACGTACAATCGGGCATTGTTTCGGTAATTTTTAAATATTGTGACGACCACAAAATGCCGTTACTGGATTTAAAAGATTTCAAAAAAATATTACAGTACACCACCGATGAAGGCAAAGAAGAATTTGCGAGCGAATACGGCAGGATTTCATCTTCTTCCACCGGTGCAATTCTTCGAAAAATAGTTGAATTAGAACAGCAAGGCGCCGATTTGTTTTTTGGCGAAAAATCGTTTAATACGGACGATTTGCTTCGAATAGATGAAAACGGAAGAGGCTTTATAAACATTATTCGTTTAACCGATATCCAGGATAGGCCAAAACTTTTTTCAACATTTATGCTCAGCCTGTTGGCAGAAATTTATGCAACTTTCCCCGAACAGGGTGATAGCGGCAGGCCAGAGCTCGTTATATTTATAGACGAAGCCCATTTAATATTTAACCAAGCGAGCAGTTCGTTACTGGACCAAATTGAAAGTATTGTAAAACTTATACGTTCTAAAGGTGTGGGGCTCTATTTTGTAACGCAAAACCCAACAGATGTTCCAGACGCAGTGCTGAGTCAACTCGGGTTAAAAATTCAACATGCCCTCCGCGCATTCACGGCAAAAGACAGAAAAGCAATTAAGCTTACTGCCGAGAACTATCCTATTTCAGAATATTATAAAACCGACGAAGTTTTAACTTCTTTGGGAATTGGAGAAGCATTAATTAGCGCCCTAAACGAAAAGGGAATTCCAACGCCTCTGGCACGCACTATGCTCCGGGCACCCATGAGCCGTATGGATATTTTAACAGATACGGAATTAAAAAGCCTATTAAATACGTCGAAATTAATTCCGAAATACAACGAAGTTATAGATCGCAGAAGCGCCTATGAAATGCTAACAGAGAAAATTGAAGAAGCAAATCGCGAAGAAGCAAAAGAAAAAGCTGAAAAAGAAAAAGAAGCCGCCAGAAAAAGTACTTCTAGCAATAGACGAAGCACCTCTCGCCGACGAAGCACTGTAAATCCGTGGATAAAAACCCTCTCCAGTCCTACCGTAATACGTAGTGTATTAGGGATATTGGGGAAAATGATGCGGTAA